A DNA window from Halorubrum sp. DM2 contains the following coding sequences:
- a CDS encoding pyridoxal-phosphate dependent enzyme: MGTPDPAEREPRSPRRLRCPDCGETYRDRWRCRCGAPLSFADAPSPEGAAPDPASFDARDGLWAFGDLMAVGDDPGDRVTLGEGMTPLVDADGERDRARGADGSRDPSRDGEGDADPWNASFKLEYVFPTGSFKDRGATATLTRARELGVERVVEDSSGNAGAAIATYAARAGIGAEIYVPADAKESKIRAIRRAGADAVRIEGSRQDVTDACVNAVEGGSALADDGSDAWYASHAWNPAFFEGTATAAYEIALQRGWDAPDAVVTPLGHGTLFLGVYRGFRRLERAGWIDAVPRLYGAQAAGVAPIVRALHGPEAADPTGAVNEAADGIQIAEPVREAEIRAAIDATDGDALAVTEATATRELDRLHAAGFYTEPTCAVAPAALRTLRERGEIGPDEDVVVPLTGSGLKG, encoded by the coding sequence ATGGGGACCCCCGACCCGGCCGAACGGGAGCCGCGTTCTCCCCGTCGACTGCGCTGTCCCGACTGCGGCGAGACGTACCGCGACCGGTGGCGCTGCCGGTGCGGCGCACCCCTCTCGTTCGCCGACGCGCCCAGCCCGGAGGGGGCCGCGCCCGACCCCGCGTCGTTCGACGCGCGCGACGGCCTCTGGGCGTTCGGCGACCTGATGGCCGTCGGCGACGACCCCGGCGATCGGGTGACGCTCGGCGAGGGGATGACCCCGCTCGTCGACGCCGACGGGGAGCGCGACCGCGCGCGAGGTGCCGACGGGAGCCGCGACCCCTCGCGAGACGGTGAGGGCGACGCCGACCCGTGGAACGCGTCGTTCAAGCTGGAGTACGTCTTCCCGACCGGCTCGTTCAAGGACCGCGGCGCGACCGCGACGCTGACCCGGGCCCGCGAGCTGGGCGTCGAGCGCGTCGTCGAGGACTCCTCCGGGAACGCGGGTGCCGCGATCGCGACCTACGCCGCCCGGGCCGGAATCGGGGCCGAGATCTACGTCCCGGCCGACGCGAAGGAGTCGAAGATCCGCGCGATCCGCCGCGCTGGAGCCGACGCGGTCCGGATCGAGGGGAGCCGGCAGGACGTAACGGACGCGTGCGTGAACGCGGTCGAGGGCGGATCCGCTCTCGCAGACGACGGTTCCGACGCGTGGTACGCCAGCCACGCGTGGAATCCGGCGTTCTTCGAGGGGACCGCCACCGCGGCGTACGAAATCGCGCTCCAGCGCGGCTGGGACGCCCCCGACGCCGTCGTGACGCCGCTCGGTCACGGGACGCTCTTTCTCGGCGTCTACCGCGGGTTCCGACGGCTCGAACGGGCCGGCTGGATCGACGCCGTTCCCCGGCTCTACGGCGCGCAGGCGGCCGGCGTCGCGCCGATCGTCCGGGCGCTTCACGGCCCGGAGGCGGCGGACCCGACCGGGGCGGTCAACGAGGCGGCCGACGGGATCCAGATCGCCGAGCCGGTGCGCGAGGCGGAGATCCGTGCGGCGATCGACGCGACCGACGGCGACGCGCTCGCGGTCACGGAGGCGACCGCGACGCGCGAGCTCGACCGCCTCCACGCCGCCGGCTTCTACACCGAGCCGACCTGCGCGGTCGCGCCCGCCGCGCTGCGGACCCTCCGCGAGCGCGGCGAGATCGGTCCCGACGAGGACGTCGTCGTGCCGCTGACCGGAAGCGGGCTGAAGGGCTGA
- a CDS encoding caspase family protein — MSIDIDPLRETDGITVTDHIENTQFEVYTDRPVDPRPRPGSDHYFPVDASVAVETGSIEIPRVAVVETRAGDGTLLTHGDCYAMPDGTYHVGINPAPTKLYFAFESGFSVSTTDRTTRIDLDTPETVALGFRSLHQTPAGTITTPTDPESLMDAVSLLGSALQTTSPERSFPTLRGHPPLIEPGEEFRVPERVEPVDSGVRIVVPPEYRYLYPVVSLAYYFAAEVVPGDAPRIEGDGWTYPLEPGFEARTAEVLRQSFHMDCLTRTEGFYPVDLHERETTDLDLDWKRLYDLPLAERLGEYLDVPFEAVEPELPQWTLTTDVRPDPENVEMLPFVAGELSIVRSPETVTPADEDGGIGVGFLRASADDAPAASVPPGPNGSDHPVSAVDEFGGGEFVRGGASAEATPDADPVPNVDPVRGADASADRGAVAADADFVRPEPVDTVEHAWVGDGVPLDANKATLDAYHRRLEAGQVEQSRISVLVVCNDEQMREEGDVADLYGLRDMVQFDIEVRHDLDRGEMREALASDVDFLHYIGHVDDRGMQCADSYLDLTDEDLEIGVSAFLLNACQSYRQGEALVHRGSRGGIVTLSDVANSPATKLGRIIARLMNSGFNLRTALHVAKRELITGHQYIVVGDGATTICQSRSGGAVVINAKRQNKQVNISTNIYPNGPYGVGTLSTLNLETVSSNYYVPAEIEAFNVAKNDFQNFLELETLPIFMNERLSWTDTISFN, encoded by the coding sequence ATGAGCATCGACATCGACCCGCTGCGTGAGACCGACGGCATCACCGTCACGGACCACATCGAGAACACGCAGTTCGAGGTGTACACCGACCGCCCCGTCGACCCGCGCCCCCGCCCGGGGTCTGACCACTACTTCCCCGTGGACGCTAGCGTCGCGGTCGAGACCGGATCGATCGAGATCCCGCGCGTCGCGGTCGTCGAGACGCGGGCCGGCGACGGGACGCTCCTCACGCACGGGGACTGTTACGCGATGCCGGACGGGACGTACCACGTCGGGATCAACCCGGCCCCGACGAAGCTGTACTTCGCCTTCGAGTCCGGGTTCTCCGTCTCGACGACCGACCGGACGACGCGGATCGACCTCGACACGCCCGAGACGGTCGCGCTCGGGTTCCGGTCGCTTCACCAGACCCCCGCGGGGACCATCACCACCCCGACGGACCCGGAGTCGCTGATGGACGCCGTCTCGCTGCTCGGGTCCGCGCTCCAGACGACCAGCCCGGAGCGGTCGTTCCCGACGCTGCGGGGGCATCCGCCGCTCATCGAACCGGGCGAGGAGTTCCGCGTTCCCGAGCGGGTCGAGCCGGTCGACAGCGGGGTCCGGATCGTCGTTCCGCCCGAGTATCGATACCTGTACCCGGTCGTCTCGCTGGCGTACTACTTCGCGGCCGAGGTCGTCCCCGGCGACGCCCCGCGAATCGAGGGCGACGGCTGGACGTACCCGCTCGAACCGGGCTTCGAGGCGCGGACCGCGGAGGTGCTCAGGCAGTCGTTCCACATGGACTGTCTGACCCGTACGGAGGGGTTTTACCCGGTCGACCTCCACGAGCGCGAGACGACCGACCTCGACCTCGACTGGAAGCGGCTGTACGACCTCCCGCTCGCGGAGCGGCTCGGCGAGTACCTCGACGTTCCCTTCGAGGCGGTCGAGCCGGAGCTGCCGCAGTGGACGCTGACGACCGACGTCCGTCCCGACCCCGAGAACGTGGAGATGCTCCCGTTCGTCGCCGGGGAGCTGTCGATCGTCCGCTCGCCCGAGACGGTGACGCCGGCCGACGAGGACGGCGGCATCGGCGTCGGGTTCCTGCGAGCGTCGGCCGACGATGCGCCGGCGGCGAGCGTTCCGCCCGGTCCGAACGGCTCCGACCATCCAGTAAGCGCGGTCGACGAGTTCGGCGGCGGCGAGTTCGTCCGCGGCGGGGCGAGCGCGGAGGCGACCCCGGACGCCGACCCGGTCCCGAACGTCGACCCGGTTCGGGGCGCGGACGCGTCGGCGGACCGCGGCGCGGTGGCGGCCGACGCCGACTTCGTGCGCCCGGAGCCGGTCGACACCGTCGAACACGCGTGGGTCGGCGACGGCGTCCCTCTCGACGCGAACAAGGCCACCCTCGACGCGTACCACCGCCGGCTCGAAGCCGGGCAGGTCGAGCAGTCGCGGATCTCCGTCCTCGTCGTCTGTAACGACGAGCAGATGCGCGAGGAGGGCGACGTCGCCGACCTGTACGGACTCCGCGACATGGTCCAGTTCGACATCGAGGTGCGACACGACCTCGACCGCGGCGAGATGCGCGAGGCGCTCGCGTCCGATGTCGACTTCCTCCACTACATCGGTCACGTCGACGACCGTGGAATGCAGTGCGCCGACAGCTACCTCGATCTGACCGACGAGGACCTCGAAATCGGCGTCAGCGCCTTCTTACTCAACGCCTGTCAGTCGTACCGGCAGGGCGAGGCCCTGGTCCACCGCGGCTCCCGCGGCGGCATCGTCACGCTCTCCGACGTAGCGAACTCGCCCGCGACGAAACTCGGCCGGATCATCGCTCGCCTGATGAACAGCGGGTTCAACCTCCGCACCGCGCTTCACGTCGCGAAACGTGAACTGATCACGGGGCACCAGTACATCGTGGTGGGTGACGGGGCGACGACGATCTGTCAGAGTCGGAGTGGAGGAGCGGTGGTGATAAATGCTAAAAGACAAAATAAACAAGTAAATATATCAACAAATATTTATCCGAATGGTCCGTATGGGGTTGGTACATTAAGCACGCTCAATTTGGAAACAGTCTCTTCAAATTACTACGTACCGGCTGAAATTGAGGCCTTCAACGTCGCAAAGAATGATTTCCAGAATTTTTTGGAATTGGAAACATTACCAATATTTATGAATGAAAGGTTATCTTGGACGGATACTATTTCGTTTAATTAA
- a CDS encoding succinylglutamate desuccinylase/aspartoacylase family protein has translation MITLGTARASPGETDTGRLEVGEMRDGSPVRLPVAAINGAAEGPTLYVQAVSDGDELNGLGVVNRVVPRIDPAELSGSVLVVGIVNHFAFQAAEHRNPVDDRKMNRGYPGDADGTTSERIAHETFQVASRADYILDLHQGSTSRMINESRVRCGVRHRLHGDCLELAKVFGCGHVLDIKGPDGQLARAGPEHGIPTIDPELGGCVGWDEESIQYGVEGVFNVLRHYGFLDGDAPLESQTRARGFDQYGSPAGGLVRFERELGERVTAGDVLFEVTDTFGALEGRVTADADGIFWRTRRLPQVAQGEYVCSVGTNVDEY, from the coding sequence ATGATAACGCTGGGAACGGCCCGCGCCTCTCCGGGCGAGACGGACACGGGCCGTCTCGAGGTGGGAGAGATGCGGGACGGGAGTCCCGTCCGGCTGCCGGTCGCCGCGATCAACGGCGCGGCCGAGGGGCCGACGCTGTACGTTCAGGCGGTGAGCGACGGCGACGAGCTGAACGGGTTGGGCGTCGTCAACCGCGTCGTTCCGCGGATCGATCCGGCGGAGCTGTCCGGGTCGGTCCTCGTCGTCGGCATCGTGAACCACTTCGCGTTCCAGGCCGCGGAACACCGAAACCCGGTCGACGACCGGAAGATGAACCGCGGCTACCCGGGCGACGCGGACGGGACGACGAGCGAGCGGATCGCCCACGAGACGTTTCAGGTCGCCTCCCGCGCCGACTACATCTTGGACCTCCATCAGGGGTCGACGAGCCGGATGATAAACGAGAGCCGCGTGCGCTGCGGCGTCCGCCACCGGCTCCACGGGGACTGCCTAGAGCTCGCGAAGGTCTTCGGCTGCGGGCACGTCCTCGATATCAAGGGACCGGACGGCCAGCTCGCGCGGGCCGGCCCGGAACACGGTATCCCCACTATCGACCCGGAGCTCGGCGGCTGCGTCGGCTGGGACGAGGAGTCCATCCAGTACGGCGTCGAGGGCGTGTTCAACGTGCTCCGCCACTACGGGTTCCTCGACGGCGACGCACCCCTCGAATCGCAGACGCGCGCCCGCGGCTTCGACCAGTACGGCTCGCCCGCCGGCGGGCTGGTCCGCTTCGAGCGCGAGCTGGGCGAGCGCGTCACCGCCGGCGACGTGCTGTTCGAGGTGACCGACACCTTCGGGGCCTTGGAGGGCCGCGTGACGGCCGACGCGGACGGGATATTCTGGCGCACGCGCCGGCTCCCGCAGGTGGCGCAGGGGGAGTACGTCTGCTCGGTCGGCACCAACGTCGACGAGTACTGA